From Haliotis asinina isolate JCU_RB_2024 chromosome 8, JCU_Hal_asi_v2, whole genome shotgun sequence, a single genomic window includes:
- the LOC137293398 gene encoding uncharacterized protein — MALWCIYLAAILGFVAVFGLPAKHGQSDVGDLMDQMYDLSLKKQNNELNPHNQRYDIVHHDPKLASEVKHKELQHNGDLKQHLHDVKTKVQRFKDPKDKRNDIYPKYRSFHMEDRDQNDASTKEGSQTSLGKIHVDADPLNVDVKQKQWHDIKIENQRPDPHPQELRQDANPQPQELRQDADPQSQELRQDADPQSQELRNVNPNRHKLMQDTDPQSQELGHNAKPNSQELRQDADPQSQELRHNANLNSQELRQDADPQSQELRHNANPNSQELRQDADPQSQELRHNANPNSQELRQDADPQSQKLRHNAKPNPQELRQDADPQSQELRHESNPNPQELRQDADPQSQKLRHNAKPNPQELRQNADPQSQELRPNADTHPNMQEVRSDVHPNPQEMGPAADPNSQEQGQKPNTDPQPQEVRHDTDPHPQELRPDANPTSREDERRPDAHPHPQHLRPDAEPQERISAFLDNTLVAGDTYVNVEPNDPKYDIKIVKQRPDVDRHPQKQRQRQRQRPDAEPQERISTFLDNTLVASDTYVNVEPNNPKYDIKIGDQSPGTDAREQDPDTAEERSTSLDNTLVAGHTFVDVEPQDPHYDVNTKDQWLDADPIDQQYIRPKDRNSMPIENTLLAGASLYINIKPKDQSYDVMAREQTYDVNSEDQLDDVSPEDEMYDENTDEHRDDDDTESSEDEWQNTIHAESPDESDHPIHSTQLFTVYENVDADIEMHPQSNGSVLVSSKESEPPRMKDPRPLSILMKKMLLAAVPPGQQGMSQSDPPRRGSSGDSKNIPQASTKIAFSDMAVKAMEPQSTSDEPKLRKLSEILVGIKRRLDNDRGGSKDRRVFTHLLTYTSIAVVIFVFLSFLTMMTLLCWSVQHL, encoded by the exons ATGGCTCTCTGGTGTATCTACCTGGCTGCCATTCTTGGATTT GTTGCTGTGTTCGGGCTGCCTGCCAAGCATGGACAGTCAG ACGTTGGTGACCTAATGGACCAAATGTATGACTTAAGCTTGAAGAAGCAAAACAATGAATTGAATCCACACAACCAGAGGTATGACATAGTTCATCATGACCCGAAGCTTGCAAGTGAGGTTAAACATAAGGAGCTACAGCACAATGGCGACCTCAAGCAGCACTTGCATGACGTCAAAACCAAGGTCCAGAGGTTTAAAGATCCAAAGGACAAAAGGAATGACATCTACCCCAAATACCGATCTTTTCATATGGAAGACCGGGACCAAAATGATGCTAGTACTAAAGAAGGAAGCCAAACCTCCCTTGGAAAAATACACGTCGATGCTGACCCGCTTAATGTCGACGTCAAACAAAAGCAGTGGCATGACATTAAAATAGAGAACCAGAGGCCAGACCCCCACCCACAGGAGCTGAGGCAGGATGCCAACCCCCAGCCACAGGAGCTGAGGCAAGACGCCGACCCTCAATCGCAGGAGCTGAGGCAAGACGCCGACCCTCAATCGCAGGAGCTGAGGAATGTCAACCCCAATCGACATAAGTTGATGCAAGACACCGACCCCCAGTCGCAGGAGCTGGGGCATAATGCCAAACCCAACTCACAGGAACTGAGGCAAGACGCCGACCCCCAATCGCAGGAACTTAGGCACAATGCCAACCTCAACTCACAGGAGCTGAGGCAAGACGCCGACCCCCAATCACAGGAGCTGAGGCATAATGCCAACCCCAACTCACAGGAGCTGAGGCAAGACGCCGACCCCCAGTCGCAGGAGCTGAGGCATAATGCCAACCCCAACTCACAGGAGCTGAGGCAAGACGCCGACCCCCAATCGCAGAAGCTTAGGCATAATGCCAAACCCAACCCACAGGAGCTGAGGCAAGACGCCGACCCCCAATCGCAGGAACTGAGGCATGAATCCAACCCCAACCCACAGGAGCTGAGGCAAGACGCCGACCCCCAATCGCAGAAGCTTAGGCATAATGCCAAACCCAATCCACAGGAGCTGAGGCAAAACGCCGACCCCCAATCGCAGGAGCTGAGACCTAACGCTGACACTCATCCCAACATGCAGGAGGTGAGATCTGATGTCCATCCCAACCCGCAGGAGATGGGGCCTGCCGCCGACCCGAACTCGCAGGAGCAGGGGCAGAAACCTAACACTGACCCCCAGCCACAGGAGGTAAGGCATGACACCGACCCCCATCCGCAGGAGCTGAGACCGGACGCGAACCCCACCTCGCGGGAGGATGAGCGAAGGCCCGACGCCCACCCGCACCCGCAGCATCTGAGGCCTGACGCCGAACCCCAGGAGCGAATCTCGGCCTTCCTTGATAACACACTTGTTGCAGGTGATACGTATGTCAACGTCGAGCCCAACgacccaaaatatgacatcaaAATCGTGAAGCAAAGGCCTGACGTGGATCGCCACCCACAGAAACAGAGGCAGAGGCAGAGGCAGAGGCCTGACGCCGAACCCCAGGAGCGAATCTCAACCTTCCTTGATAACACACTTGTTGCCAGTGATACGTATGTCAACGTCGAGCCCAACAacccaaaatatgacatcaaAATCGGGGACCAAAGCCCTGGCACCGATGCCAGAGAACAGGACCCTGATACAGCTGAAGAAAGGTCAACCTCTCTTGATAATACACTTGTCGCTGGCCATACGTTCGTCGACGTCGAACCCCAGGATCCACATTATGACGTCAATACCAAGGATCAATGGCTTGACGCCGATCCCATAGACCAACAGTATATCCGTCCCAAGGACAGGAACTCGATGCCCATTGAAAACACGCTTTTAGCCGGTGCCTCGTTGTATATCAACATTAAACCCAAGGACCAAAGTTACGACGTCATGGCTAGAGAACAGACATATGACGTTAATTCCGAGGACCAGTTGGACGACGTTAGTCCCGAGGACGAAATGTATGACGAAAACACTGATGAGCACAGGGATGATGACGACACCGAATCATCGGAAGATGAGTGGCAAAACACTATTCATGCTGAAAGTCCCGATGAATCAGATCACCCCATTCATAGCACACAGCTGTTTACTGTGTACGAAAACGTCGACGCTGACATTGAGATGCATCCACAGTCAAATGGTTCTGTTCTTGTCTCTTCAAAAGAGTCTGAGCCTCCAAGAATGAAGGACCCCCGCCCTTTGTCCATCCTTATGAAGAAAATGTTACTCGCCGCAGTTCCTCCAGGTCAACAAGGCATGTCTCAGTCCGACCCACCAAGGCGTGGCTCTTCCGGGGACTCTAAAAACATCCCACAAGCTTCGACCAAAATTGCCTTTTCTGACATGGCTGTGAAAGCCATGGAGCCACAATCAACATCCGATGAACCTAAACTGCGAAAACTGTCAGAAATTTTGGTTGGAATAAAAAGGCGATTAGACAATGACCGAGGGGGAAGTAAAGACCGCAGGGTATTCACGCATCTGCTCACTTACACAAGCATTGCTGTTGTCATATTTGTGTTCCTGTCATTCCTAACGATGATGACGTTACTATGTTGGTCTGTGCAGCATCTGTAA